The Oncorhynchus clarkii lewisi isolate Uvic-CL-2024 chromosome 20, UVic_Ocla_1.0, whole genome shotgun sequence nucleotide sequence aataccccataatttactgatttataaaaaaaaaaaattgaatgacatttacataagtattctgacaatttactcagttctttgttgaagcgcctttggcaaGGATTACAGCATcaactcttcttgggtatgacacaacaagcttggcacacctgtatttggggagtttctcccattcttttctgcagatcctctcctgctctgtcaggttggctgctgcacagctattttcaggtctctccagagatgttcgatcgggttcaattccagactctggctgtgccactcaaggacattcagagacttgtcccgaagccattcctgcgttgtcttggatgtgtgcttagggtcgttgtcctgttcgaaggcgaaccttcgcccccagtctgaggtcctgagtgctctggagcaaggatctctctgtactttgctccgttcatctttgcctccatcctgactagtctcccagtccctgccgctgaaaacatccccacagcatgatgctgccaccaccatgcttcaccgtagggatggtgccaggtttcctccagacctgacgcttggcattcatgccaaagcgttcaatcttggtttcatcagaccagagaatcttgtttctcttggtctgagagtctttaggtgccttttggcaaactccaagcatgctgtcatgtgccttttactgaggaggggcttccgtctggccactgtaacataaaggccagattgatggagtgctgcagagattgttgtccttctggaagtttctcccatctccacagaggacgagagctctctagagctctgtcagagggaccatcacattcttggtcacctccctgaccaaggcccttctcccctgattgctcagtttggctgggtggccagctctaggaagagtcttggtggttccaaacttcttccatttaagaatgattgaggccactgtgttctttgggacattcaatgctgcagacattttttagtacacttccccagatctgtgcctcaacacaatcctgtctcggagctctacggacaattctttcaacctcatggcttggtttttgctcagacatgcactgtcaactgtgggacctttatatagacaggtgtgtgcctttccaaaacatgtccaatcaattgaatttaccgcaggtggactccaatcaagttgtagaaacatctcaaggatggtcaatggaagcaggatgcacctgagctcaattttcagTCTCATAGCATAGGGgcagaatacttatgtatataaggtatttctgttttttatttgtaaatttgctataatttctaaaaaaacttttttcactttgtcgttagtgaaaagggttctgaatactttcccgaatgcactgtatatgcgaTTTATATTCTGTGTTCCTTCCATTCATGTTCTTTTTTCCTCAACACCGTGTGAACACTTGATCACATAATGGAAACAAGCATGTCCAATCTGCTCACAATGATTCTGTGTGTCTGTTAATGGtgatatatttctctctctgtccttacaGGAGATCTGCCCGTCTCCTGCACTCTTCCCTGACAACACCAATGACGGCCATGCAAAGCAAGGCCTCCTGGGAGACTGCTGGTTCCTCTGTGCCTGCACAATCTTACTGAAGTACCAGCATTTGATGAACAAGGTAAAGCTCCACAAATTTGTAACGTATATGTGTTCGACCAGCTCGATTccgtcttatgtagcaaaatttgaaatggtttTTAACAAACAcgtttgagaaaatggcccttgaatgttttggtacctactggacagcatcgttcacacccttttGAGCTTTAGCCCCACATGTGAGgctatgtactaaacaaccaaagatgtcaatactaaaggctggtttatactacgggtgTGTTCGTACATTTTATCTGGAGTGGTGCCAGAGTGTTCTCTGGCGTTCGTAATCTCAGAGCGTTGTAAGATTCGctcgtaaattcagagtgtttcgctCTCAAAGTGTACGCTGGACTTTCTGGCCAaaaagtagggttgatccgaacgttctgtcctaacaacagcagtcaagcacccaagctaactggctaacattggctagcttgctagctacttccagacacaaatgagagaacagctcactctgaccattttactcaccctagcagagctggttaggctgtttttatgttatccagagtgttgatgactgcaactgtgctgctggcaacaatttaattacgctttttttgacaacgtttactgacaccggccatattcaacgggtgttgagcgttcgtaaatttgtcagttattctgcgctcttgCACACTCAGACGAGGGTGCTCTGATATTGGACTagatagccagagcaaatttCCCAGCTACGTCTATCGACGGTTGTTGCAGTGACGTCATACAAATTCTATTGGAATAGTTACTTGCATAgcggagtcttttgtttagacatgtagctagctagctaaacaattaaccataatcccaagtCATAAGGTTACTTCtttgcatgaatctgcaggtagctaaccaggttcaatgttagctagctaacattaggctatatctagcaatgcaaatggctttgAGATACAAATaacattactacacagatcatacacgtaagtTAGCTAACTAggcagccagctaacattagctagctagctaacagtacactttaacttgaaattaaaacgactttctgacaatttgaaacgtgtaatatctgaaaatgtagctagctagactctcatACCCATACATGGATGGAcaattctccctctctgtcacagatgccatgatTGCCCTTAgcttgaagatgtaatccggagccttctgtgttctctttttgactccGTCTGcttatttgcaatcaaacgccagaattttctccatctccttagctatcacaCTCTAATTGCAATGCTTTCAAAACTCTGTCCCctagaaagtggagagcaacacttatgcagttctactacgttATATCTTCCAAAAAAGCTgcattagaaaggattacctacacaggATTACCAGCTCATATTAtaaacagaagcatgctacatggcagaccaaatCCAACGCATCTCTTggtatgtccagcccactcattatctcagtcaatcatggctagcgggaaggttcctgtctctttccatggctaaaccaactaggcttgtaacataatttttttttggTATTTACAGattgcatacaagtttgttattaagaccCATGAAAGTTCACTtttcagaaggcatttctgccaaaaaacacattttgatcaaaaatgtaaaaaaaggtTCCGTTCAAATGGTGTTCCTGTGAAGTAGTTTCCTTAAACGAGTCGTATATGTTATTGCATACCACAAATTCAAGTCTTACAGCAAATACGCTATGCTTCTGCCACTGACCTAGTCCGTTAAGTACttggtgacttttatcaataccACCAAAATACTGTGATAAACCCAGTGCCCTGTACCCTTTCTGTCCCCCAGGTGGTGCCCCCTGCCCAGCCCCAGTGGGGGGAGAGGGGGTACCGGGGCTCCTTCCTCTTCCGTCTCTGGCAGCATGGCTGCTGGACAGAGGTAACCGTTGACGACCGGCTGCCCTGCCTCAACGGAAAGCTCTGCTTCTCGCGCTGCCAATCCCCCACTGCTTTTTGGGTTGCTCTGCTGGAGAAGGCCTACGCCAAGTGAGTGACAGGTGGAAGGTTGAAATTGACCTCAAAAAAATTACTAACAGCGTTTCTGCATCTAGTCATTAATATTGGGTCTCCAAATATTCTATACTGTTCCAATCACATACCATTCCATACCATACAATACTCAGTTAGGTTTTGTGACATTCTCTGATACACCCATGTTGTCTCCTGTCCCTACTCCTCCCCCAGGCTGCAGGGGTCATATGAGCGCCTATGGGCGGGGCAGGTCTCTGAGGCTCTGGTAGACCTGACAGGGGGGCTGGCGGAGCGCTGGAGCCTGGGGGATTGTGGGACAGAGGAGGACCAGGGTCGGGGGTCATCTGACAGTGACTGGGTCAGGAGGAGGAGGCTGGATCTGGACCTGCTGCATGCGGTCAGAGAGGGCTGTTCAGTCAGCTGCTCTGTACACAGCGCCCCCGGAGGTAAGgaggaaaaatgacttgtctgGGAATATTCTGCTGTTTTCACATTTTAAACACAAAAATAGCTCTGGGCTGTGCAGACCATTGTTCTCCAATGGAGAAGGAATGCAGTTTTCTAAGAATCTTACTGAAAGCCTTCTATTGAAATCTTGTGACTGACCTTTCAAAGTAAGGTACTGGCACACCCCCAAGTCTGCTAATAGGCAAGTAGCTAAAATATTGTTTAGGGCTATATTTACCCCAACTGCCCCCTTATACCCTAGGTGCCAGTGAGTTGGGGCAGTTCCATGCCCTGAGTGTGATGGAGTGGGTGGACGTGAGGACGGTGGAACGGGGAGGAGTACGTCTAATCAGGATCAGAAACCCCTGGGGCAGACGCTGCTGGGagggagcatggagagagaggtagggtgttTGTGTTAGAGCTGTACTACCCGAGCCCGCACAGCTGCGGTCCCAGGGGTAATGTTCCCCCCTCTCCCACTAGACCCCCCCCCTCTTCTGCTTTTCTGCCTGTGTGTTCGCCATTGCTGTGACTTCTGTTGCACAGACAGCTTCTCCCACTCTCGTTTGCAGCAGAATTTAGTGGGAAATGTGTAGCTAGAATCCTTTAACGATTTAAAGTCGCTGGAAGGGTCTGAAAAAACTCTCTACATATAATTACATTTGGGCAGGGCTGGGCCTTAAATTTGTCAGAATTTAAGGCCCAGGGCCTGAACACCGCGGGCATGGGTAGGGCTTAAAATTCATGCCAGTGCAGGGCTCGCGCATGTGTGTGTTCTTTTGTGTCATTTTGAGCCTGAATCCATCTATAATTATTTTCTTAAGAACCTCTGTCTCAGTAATAAACTGGCCACTCTCACCTGGCAGTGGAGAAGGCTGGAACTCTCTGGACCCGGCCTGTACTCTGAACTTGCTGGGCCGGGCCCAGGAGGCAGAGTTCTGGGTGGACGAGACTGAATTCCTGTTGCAGTTTGATGATGTCACAGTGGGGTATCCTATCAATGAGGAGGGACACCTGCAGAGCATCTATTCTGGTATACTCACTCAATACTTCCTCATTATACAAGCATGAGACAAAGTTGAATAGTTTTGAATGTATGAGAACGTCTGACGATATTTGGTTTGggggtgaactatcccttcatAAAAGCAAAGCCAGTGTTGTTGTGATTGTGTGATTCACAGCCCCTATCTGTCCAATAGGAAAGCTTCTGACTCATAGCCACCAAACCAGCGATCGATGGGTCAAAGGTCACTCAGCAGGTGGTTGCCGTAACAACAGTAGCTTTGGCAGCAACCCTCAGTTCTGGCTGCGGGTgtttgagaggggagaggtgcTGGTGTCTCTGCTACAGCACAGAAGGTATAGCAGGAACACAGGACACCACTACACACAGTCACCAGAAGAGGGCAGCAGCACCACACAACACCAGCACTACCAGGCCATCGCTTTGCACATGTGGAAGGTTGGTACTGCACTGTAACCTTGTAGCTGATAGATGTTAAaataagaatgtgtgtgtgtggcttttaattatttcatctttatctccgtgtgtgtgtgtgtgtgtgtgtgtgtgtgtgtgtgtgtgtgtgtgtgtgtgtgtgtgtgtgtgtgtgtgtgtgtgtgtgtgtgtgtgtgtgcaatacgtacatctgtctgtctgtcaatcccCAGGTAGAGAAGAAGTGTTTGAACCTGTCTGGGACTCTGAACAGCCCTCCCTGTGCCTCCACACACTGCCACGCCTACGAGCGTGAGGTggtactacacacacacctggacccTGGCTGCCACCTGCTCATCCCCAGTACCTTCCTCCAGGGGGGTGAGGGGAGCTTCCTGCTCAGggtcttctcctcttcccccacCTCACTCAGGTCAGTGGGACTAACATTTACACTTCATTTAGCAGAAGACTGTGACCATAAAGAGATGGGTCGAATAGGGAGCCAGGACCAAATACTGAATCAAAATGTATCAGAAGTTTTGCTTTTCATACATCAAAAGTGGTTTATATAtcattccatttgttttgtagaTCATGTTGTCTTACAAGTCTAGGAAACTGGATATATATGTTCCCCCATCCTCCTGCAGTGCTGTGAAGACCCCGGGGCCCTCTTTGCCATTGGTAacagagggggagtgggagacAAACTACTTACGGGGCGCATGGGTCACAGGGTCATCGGCCGGGGGGAGCAGGAACTTCCTGTCTCACTGGCAGAACCCAAGGTTTCCGGTCACCATGGGTGACAACATAGCGGGGTCAACAGGGGTCAATGTTAGGGTCACCCTCCACCAGAACTGCCCTGACACTGACCTCCAGGCCATCGGCTTTCACCTGTACAAGGTGAGCTGAGTTGTATTCATTAGGGAATACtctagcaaaatgttttgcaatgaaaAACACTAAATGAGTTTATTATTGTCCAAGTCCAAGTAGTCCCTCCTTGTTTTAGTCCATTTTCTTCTGCTTGGTTCCTAATAAAATATGACCCTGGTTTATTAACAGTATGTGGTTAGCCTATCTAAAATATGTCCTTAATGTAGAATCTATGGTTTAGCCTGTTGATATGTTGTTTTTATCCTCCTTTAAAATCTGTCTATATGAAGATGATTCTGTTGTGACAAGTTACATGTGAACCTCTGTGTATCCAGACTCCAGAGGGACAGGAGCAGGCCGAGTCGACAGTACCCAGGGAGGAGGAACCGGTGGCCAGCTGCATTCCTCACTGCTACACCCAGGCTGTCAGTCTGGCCTGCTGCCTTCCTCCAGGGGCCTATGTCATAGTGCCCTCCACCTACCAGCCTGACTCCCCAGGCCAGTTCACACTCACTGTGGCTCGCAAAATACACAGGTAGACCTGGTTCTATTCCACTCCCTACCCccttaatacagtgccttgcgaaagtattcggcccccttgaactttgcgaccttttgccacatttcaggcttcaaacataaagatataaaactgtatttttttgtgaagaatcaacaacaagtgggacacaatcatgaagtggaacaacatttattggatat carries:
- the LOC139376345 gene encoding calpain-10, whose amino-acid sequence is MEEDERAVEFKGLFEDPAFICEDSLFSDYSTPIARFQDDITWLRPQEICPSPALFPDNTNDGHAKQGLLGDCWFLCACTILLKYQHLMNKVVPPAQPQWGERGYRGSFLFRLWQHGCWTEVTVDDRLPCLNGKLCFSRCQSPTAFWVALLEKAYAKLQGSYERLWAGQVSEALVDLTGGLAERWSLGDCGTEEDQGRGSSDSDWVRRRRLDLDLLHAVREGCSVSCSVHSAPGGASELGQFHALSVMEWVDVRTVERGGVRLIRIRNPWGRRCWEGAWRESGEGWNSLDPACTLNLLGRAQEAEFWVDETEFLLQFDDVTVGYPINEEGHLQSIYSGKLLTHSHQTSDRWVKGHSAGGCRNNSSFGSNPQFWLRVFERGEVLVSLLQHRRYSRNTGHHYTQSPEEGSSTTQHQHYQAIALHMWKVEKKCLNLSGTLNSPPCASTHCHAYEREVVLHTHLDPGCHLLIPSTFLQGGEGSFLLRVFSSSPTSLSAVKTPGPSLPLVTEGEWETNYLRGAWVTGSSAGGSRNFLSHWQNPRFPVTMGDNIAGSTGVNVRVTLHQNCPDTDLQAIGFHLYKTPEGQEQAESTVPREEEPVASCIPHCYTQAVSLACCLPPGAYVIVPSTYQPDSPGQFTLTVARKIHRRVVKSQERLGRAIQEVSHISVMRS